One part of the Chryseobacterium sp. 7 genome encodes these proteins:
- a CDS encoding glycosyltransferase family 4 protein: MKNFELFLSGSGIPIFYIKVGLGFVFSFLITFFSIPTIVKISRRKNLMDEPGIRSSHLREIPNLGGIAIFYSIGICASIFAYELFDLYKFLFASLIILLYVGVMDDIVVMRAYKKLVAQIIVSLLVVIGSDIRIRSLFGIFGIYELNYIVSVLFSIITFIILINAFNLIDGIDGLAGGYSIICSACFGISYYRLGEYNYPLVILSVIIIGTVLAFLYYNLSNYRTLKIFMGDTGSMLLGFLLAFTSICFMDIFIDKNLIDVPRYHLQSAPVIAVAILILPIVDTLNVIFIRLYNKKSPFDADKNHIHHKLLKLNLTHRRSTFYIIMYYLMIVGVAYYLRHIDVNLLLLVILSLGFLGAYLPDVLYRLKNKKINN, translated from the coding sequence ATGAAAAATTTTGAATTGTTCTTAAGCGGATCGGGAATACCTATTTTCTATATAAAAGTAGGACTGGGTTTTGTATTCTCCTTTTTAATCACTTTTTTCTCCATTCCTACCATTGTCAAGATCTCAAGAAGAAAGAATTTGATGGATGAGCCTGGAATAAGAAGCTCCCATCTTAGAGAAATTCCTAATCTTGGCGGAATTGCCATTTTTTATTCAATCGGAATCTGTGCTTCTATTTTTGCATATGAACTGTTTGATCTCTACAAATTTTTATTTGCTTCGCTCATTATTCTGCTTTATGTAGGAGTAATGGATGATATTGTTGTAATGAGGGCTTATAAGAAATTGGTTGCTCAGATTATCGTATCACTGCTTGTTGTAATTGGTTCAGACATTAGAATCCGGAGCTTATTCGGAATATTTGGAATATATGAATTGAACTATATTGTAAGTGTCCTGTTCAGTATCATTACCTTTATTATTCTGATCAATGCCTTTAATCTGATTGATGGGATAGATGGGCTCGCAGGCGGATATTCTATTATCTGCAGTGCTTGTTTTGGGATAAGCTACTACCGTTTGGGAGAATATAATTATCCATTGGTTATATTATCTGTTATTATCATCGGAACCGTACTGGCATTTTTGTATTATAACCTTTCGAATTACCGTACCCTTAAAATATTTATGGGAGATACCGGATCTATGCTGCTTGGCTTTTTGCTGGCTTTCACTTCCATCTGTTTTATGGATATTTTTATTGATAAGAATCTGATAGACGTACCAAGATACCATCTTCAGTCTGCGCCCGTGATAGCTGTTGCCATCCTGATTCTGCCGATTGTAGATACGCTAAATGTAATTTTTATCAGGTTGTATAACAAAAAATCACCATTCGATGCAGATAAAAATCATATTCACCATAAGTTGCTGAAACTGAATCTTACCCACAGAAGATCTACCTTTTATATTATCATGTATTATCTGATGATTGTAGGAGTTGCTTATTATTTGAGACATATTGATGTAAATTTACTATTATTGGTGATTCTTTCATTAGGCTTTTTAGGTGCTTACCTGCCTGATGTATTATATCGATTAAAAAACAAAAAAATTAACAATTAA
- a CDS encoding glycosyltransferase family 2 protein: MTNVPSKVSIIVPVYNVENYLTKCLDSLVKQSLPDIEIIVVNDGSKDDSEKIIKEFAQKYPEKIKAFAKENGGLSDARNFGIDKAAGDYIGFVDSDDYVTETMFEEMFHLAEKHQAKMVICNIQKVDENGRIVQKLTQLPNMSEKIELGRHFSIFSDISYFACNKLFKKELFHQRRFKKGIHFEDIQLIPQLLLECETIAQTQNFHYQYLERSDSITKTHTEKGLDMLKAVADVEKVFSESQYSNKKTELKNFQIFEGVYSFLAYLAFVKEEKKFYNMSDQLNLFMKERQIKIQDILLYSRFGKNYILSLPLKKKIFYLLFFAGQKKLIRKLI, from the coding sequence ATGACAAATGTTCCCTCAAAAGTATCCATTATTGTTCCCGTTTATAATGTCGAAAATTATCTGACGAAGTGCCTTGATTCATTGGTGAAGCAAAGCCTGCCAGATATTGAGATTATTGTAGTGAATGATGGAAGCAAAGATGATTCTGAAAAAATAATTAAAGAATTTGCCCAGAAATACCCTGAAAAGATAAAAGCTTTTGCCAAAGAAAACGGAGGTTTAAGCGATGCCCGTAACTTTGGAATAGATAAAGCTGCCGGAGATTATATCGGCTTTGTAGACAGTGATGACTACGTTACGGAAACCATGTTTGAAGAAATGTTTCATTTAGCGGAAAAGCATCAGGCAAAAATGGTCATCTGTAATATTCAGAAAGTAGATGAGAACGGAAGAATTGTTCAAAAATTGACACAGCTTCCCAATATGTCTGAGAAAATAGAGCTTGGTAGACATTTTTCTATTTTTTCGGACATCAGTTATTTTGCATGCAATAAGCTGTTCAAAAAAGAACTTTTTCATCAGAGAAGATTTAAGAAAGGAATTCATTTTGAAGATATTCAGCTCATACCACAACTCTTGCTGGAATGTGAGACAATAGCTCAGACTCAGAATTTTCATTATCAGTATCTAGAGCGTTCGGATTCTATCACAAAAACCCATACAGAAAAGGGATTAGACATGCTGAAAGCTGTGGCTGATGTAGAAAAAGTATTCAGTGAATCCCAATATTCCAATAAAAAAACGGAACTGAAAAACTTCCAGATTTTTGAAGGGGTTTATTCATTTTTAGCCTATTTGGCATTTGTAAAAGAAGAAAAAAAATTCTATAATATGTCAGATCAATTAAACCTTTTCATGAAAGAAAGGCAAATAAAAATTCAAGATATATTACTATATAGTCGTTTTGGTAAGAATTATATTTTATCTTTGCCGTTGAAGAAAAAAATCTTTTATCTGTTATTTTTTGCAGGCCAGAAAAAGCTGATAAGAAAATTGATTTAG
- a CDS encoding formimidoylglutamase — MDFEDFIISPRNFKTESWQIGSRVTKDIKEDSIVLLFVSDYRGAGGDAEVQDFTAVRNEFYKLSQMDFEIPVVDLGDLVSGKSVQDTHYILQEVLSACHYKRAIPVIIGGSNDFAFSLFSALNFHQKNINYTQISNIISLQQGETINEYTFLSKIFGAKNFSIKNYHHLGYQKHLNEMDSVRLIKEVEFDIIRLAEMMNSTEKTEPFFRKADLVTVNCDAVESFSEPFSMNPQVNGLNRREICAYMKEIGLSENLKSVGIFNYNIYSENQLNHQLLAQMLWYLIEGINIQHSHPKERHYELFYVLIDDREYAFKRDTFSNLWYFGDDENIENCIPCSRKDFDEAKKGWLNARLTKI; from the coding sequence ATGGATTTCGAAGACTTTATCATTTCACCAAGAAATTTCAAGACAGAAAGCTGGCAGATAGGAAGTCGGGTTACAAAAGATATCAAAGAAGACAGTATTGTTCTTTTATTTGTATCAGATTACAGAGGTGCGGGCGGAGATGCGGAAGTACAGGATTTTACTGCGGTAAGAAACGAATTTTATAAGCTTTCGCAAATGGATTTCGAAATTCCTGTTGTGGATCTTGGGGATTTGGTCTCTGGGAAATCCGTTCAGGATACCCATTATATTTTACAGGAAGTTTTGTCGGCATGTCATTACAAAAGAGCTATTCCGGTGATTATTGGAGGCTCCAATGATTTTGCTTTCTCATTATTTTCTGCTTTGAATTTCCATCAGAAAAATATCAATTATACCCAGATCAGCAATATTATCTCCCTTCAGCAGGGTGAAACAATCAATGAATATACTTTTTTAAGCAAAATTTTCGGAGCTAAAAATTTCTCCATCAAAAATTATCATCACTTAGGGTATCAGAAACATTTGAATGAAATGGATTCCGTAAGACTGATTAAAGAAGTAGAGTTTGATATCATCCGTCTTGCTGAAATGATGAACTCTACCGAAAAAACAGAACCTTTCTTCCGAAAAGCAGATTTGGTTACCGTAAATTGTGATGCCGTGGAAAGTTTCAGTGAGCCTTTTTCTATGAATCCGCAGGTAAATGGTTTAAACAGAAGAGAAATCTGTGCTTACATGAAAGAAATTGGATTAAGCGAAAATCTGAAGTCTGTAGGTATTTTTAATTATAATATTTATTCGGAGAACCAGTTGAACCACCAGCTTTTAGCTCAAATGCTGTGGTATCTGATAGAAGGTATTAATATTCAGCATTCTCACCCCAAAGAAAGGCATTACGAACTGTTCTATGTTCTGATAGATGACAGAGAATATGCATTCAAGCGTGATACTTTCAGTAATTTGTGGTATTTTGGTGATGATGAAAATATAGAAAACTGCATTCCCTGCTCCAGAAAGGATTTTGATGAGGCCAAAAAGGGCTGGCTGAATGCAAGACTGACGAAAATTTAA
- the topA gene encoding type I DNA topoisomerase, giving the protein MSKNLVIVESPAKAKTIQKYLGKDFEVKSSFGHIRDLPKKGMGIDLATFSPDYEVSADKKKLVTELKAAVKKADMVWLASDEDREGEAIAWHLADELKLKPENRKRIVFHEITKNAILKAIDNPRDIDQNLVNAQQARRVLDRIVGFEMSPVLWKKVKPGLSAGRVQSVAVRLIVEREKEIREFTPKASFKLDGIFLNKTEQEIAAKLKKDFEKEEDAEKFLEQAKTAEFKVLNVETKPGTRSASAPFTTSTLQQEASSRLGYNVTNTMRLAQRLYEEGYITYMRTDSVNLSQEAIEGAKRQIISEYGAEYSSPRNYTTKSASAQEAHEAIRPTDFGVKNVADAQLNRLYQLIYRRTLASQMANAKIEKTVIEIGNASLPHHFEAQGEVIIFDGFLKAYGIVKTEDDDEENNDKLLPKVNVGEILNYKTITATEKFTRPSARYTEAGLVRKLEELGIGRPSTYAPTIQTIQNREYVDKREIEPHTREVIKMSLAKDKIKKVVLEEKFGGDKNKFVPTDIGEVVNDFLTDNFREILDYGFTARVEESFDEIASGDQKWKEMMTNFYSKFHPRIEDVEENADRATGDRLLGVDPKTGKNIHARIGRFGAMIQIGETDDEEKPIFASLMSGQNIATITFEEALELFKLPFDLNEVDGQPVAVGVGRFGPYVKWGETYISIPKGEDPLSVDQKRAEEIINEKKVADAPIATYKGEPVTKGTGRFGPFIKYKAIFVNVPKKYDFENLSQSDINELIDAKLEKEANRYIQQWEKEKISIENGRWGPFIKFGKAMFKIPKKADDTKYEAEELKELSLDEVKKWITDQDPKAFAEKKKPAAKKAAAAKKTTTAKKPAAKKPAAKK; this is encoded by the coding sequence ATGTCGAAAAATTTAGTAATCGTAGAGTCCCCGGCAAAGGCAAAAACTATTCAGAAATATTTAGGAAAGGATTTTGAAGTGAAATCCAGTTTCGGGCATATCCGGGATCTTCCTAAAAAAGGAATGGGGATAGATCTTGCTACTTTCAGTCCTGATTACGAAGTTTCAGCAGACAAAAAGAAGTTGGTAACAGAATTAAAGGCTGCCGTAAAGAAAGCCGATATGGTATGGCTTGCATCTGATGAGGACCGCGAAGGTGAGGCTATTGCATGGCACTTAGCAGATGAGCTGAAACTGAAGCCTGAAAACAGAAAAAGAATTGTTTTCCACGAGATTACCAAGAACGCCATTCTAAAAGCAATTGACAATCCAAGAGATATTGATCAGAATCTGGTAAATGCCCAACAGGCAAGAAGAGTGCTAGACAGAATTGTAGGTTTTGAAATGTCACCCGTTTTATGGAAAAAAGTAAAGCCGGGACTGTCTGCAGGTAGAGTACAATCTGTAGCAGTAAGATTAATTGTAGAAAGAGAAAAAGAGATTCGTGAGTTTACGCCAAAGGCAAGTTTTAAACTGGACGGGATTTTTTTAAATAAAACAGAGCAGGAAATTGCTGCCAAGCTGAAAAAAGACTTCGAAAAAGAAGAAGATGCAGAAAAATTCCTTGAACAGGCAAAAACTGCAGAATTTAAAGTACTGAATGTTGAAACCAAGCCAGGTACACGCTCTGCTTCAGCTCCATTTACAACTTCCACACTACAGCAGGAAGCTTCCTCAAGACTTGGCTACAATGTGACCAATACCATGCGTCTGGCACAAAGGCTGTACGAAGAAGGGTATATTACCTATATGAGAACGGATTCCGTAAACCTTTCTCAGGAAGCCATTGAAGGAGCAAAAAGACAAATTATATCAGAATACGGGGCAGAATATTCTTCTCCAAGAAATTATACTACGAAATCTGCTTCAGCACAGGAGGCCCACGAGGCCATCCGTCCTACAGATTTTGGAGTAAAAAATGTAGCTGATGCACAATTAAACAGATTATATCAGCTAATCTACAGAAGAACATTGGCTTCTCAGATGGCCAATGCCAAAATTGAAAAGACCGTAATTGAAATCGGAAATGCATCATTACCCCATCATTTTGAAGCGCAGGGAGAAGTCATTATATTCGACGGTTTCCTGAAAGCTTACGGTATTGTAAAAACTGAAGATGATGATGAAGAAAACAATGATAAATTGTTGCCGAAAGTAAATGTAGGTGAAATATTAAATTATAAAACCATCACTGCTACCGAGAAGTTCACCAGGCCAAGTGCAAGATATACGGAAGCAGGATTGGTGAGAAAACTGGAAGAATTGGGAATAGGTAGACCATCTACTTATGCACCTACTATTCAGACTATTCAGAACAGAGAGTATGTAGATAAGAGAGAAATTGAACCGCATACCCGCGAAGTGATTAAAATGTCTTTAGCAAAAGATAAGATCAAAAAAGTAGTTCTGGAAGAAAAATTCGGAGGAGATAAAAATAAATTCGTTCCTACAGATATTGGAGAAGTCGTAAACGATTTCTTAACAGATAACTTCAGAGAAATTCTGGATTACGGTTTTACGGCAAGAGTAGAAGAAAGTTTTGACGAAATTGCCAGTGGCGACCAGAAATGGAAAGAAATGATGACGAATTTCTACTCAAAATTCCACCCAAGAATTGAAGATGTAGAAGAAAATGCAGACCGTGCTACCGGAGACAGGTTATTAGGAGTAGATCCAAAGACGGGTAAAAATATTCATGCAAGAATCGGAAGATTTGGAGCAATGATCCAGATTGGAGAAACGGATGACGAAGAAAAACCAATTTTTGCTTCATTAATGTCTGGGCAGAATATTGCAACCATTACTTTTGAAGAAGCTCTGGAACTATTCAAATTACCTTTTGATCTAAATGAAGTTGATGGGCAGCCAGTTGCTGTAGGTGTGGGTAGATTTGGTCCTTATGTAAAATGGGGAGAAACTTATATCAGTATTCCGAAAGGTGAAGACCCGCTTTCTGTAGATCAGAAGCGTGCAGAAGAAATCATCAATGAAAAGAAAGTTGCTGATGCACCTATTGCCACTTATAAAGGAGAGCCGGTAACCAAAGGAACAGGAAGATTTGGTCCGTTTATCAAATACAAAGCTATTTTTGTAAATGTTCCTAAGAAATACGATTTTGAAAATCTTTCACAAAGCGACATCAATGAATTGATTGATGCTAAACTTGAAAAAGAAGCCAACCGATATATCCAGCAGTGGGAAAAAGAAAAAATTTCCATTGAAAACGGGAGATGGGGACCTTTCATCAAATTCGGAAAAGCGATGTTCAAAATTCCTAAGAAAGCAGATGATACAAAATATGAAGCCGAAGAATTGAAAGAACTTTCCTTAGATGAGGTTAAAAAATGGATTACAGATCAGGATCCTAAAGCCTTTGCTGAAAAGAAAAAACCAGCCGCCAAAAAAGCAGCAGCTGCAAAGAAAACTACAACGGCGAAAAAACCTGCGGCTAAGAAACCGGCAGCTAAAAAATAA
- a CDS encoding T9SS type A sorting domain-containing protein, with protein MKKTVLKKIAAIICLVLVCICSTNAIEFKKQENLIEKRRSIYQDTIIPRNSDNNTKTNTQKVYFDGKDWTKAPNSYFFDPKQNSEGLYIPVRKAYVMWKYDQFLGALGVPLGNVTADVLWEDNPGLIKSGAGYLLEVSGTGENAKIKVPINKSKEGNAVIALKINNEIFWSWHIWVTDNPENGSTYKSFPGVSRQKSDGTVEPIPDSEWKWMDRNLGAIGSSITGTEWNKNGGLLYQWGRKDPIPPLALKGNDFYEVSGSIGRVRHRGAKNLIGAITIDDLRKFVLLSNAEVNNNIKLSIKNPLSLIYVYKNDNSGPAYYNNNAALMVNWFGKSTSLPDSKLSELNLWSDNSQGKIGINYNLDNNARPYRDKSSYDPCPNGWRIPSMLVANLASQAYVDDIRIDFSPFGVRTNMGKSTFENNKYHVIKPTDANTPVYMKGFKLYANTGFDLSNVNGFNMGIFPGTGQLGLTVHQGQYTDQHHTGLWTATMMKHFDSSPNVGARALFMVPDKGQSDVSDPAFPSVKGRYWYMPLAGGETSGANGCRCIKDPLYIVNNYDFPTEFIEPAVEYREGINNPNTYQMVKSTTATNLEIPVSKAFSVQSEILNNEEILSGVNFNNLKANVLWATNTGLISKVVIPNNSPVSLSDISNVKIIVTVNPNQSGNAIITLHNGNIANPVYWSWHIWVTDTEIASNKYTTELPNTAVTNYVNYTEKGDVLQTEFMDRNLGGTEAFPVVANPLAPTTDELSRIRNASGLQYQWGRKDPIPSFQYADGTTYNIFLGSTADDGSVSYTTLTPAVYNNLQGSYIIPFNTYTNAANANVLAADKIADKISKVLLFSVRNPLVYMVPSALAPYNSSAPLYTNGTDWLANEPNLAADRWGRATKKSPFDPCPEGWRIPDLTGVSITSYQDFGITPWYKKDKNVATSYTIASDYLGTRVRNSTNSTMGYMFNNAAYPVGNYPNSGSRGFRSVTANQTATGTYNTINFLYPGIWSGALLSNYIGRPINLLFDAAPTNNRMIAFHDNNDPYFGMNCRCVKMNFDTNGEELGPIPKNQITSLPAFKPSNSFNSKKVTETKLKENRIILLPNPVKDLLYIKAAENKIYQYQIYSISGQRVQAGKFEDGKIDVSNLISGEYMVVINNSEAIIKIIKK; from the coding sequence ATGAAAAAAACGGTATTAAAAAAAATAGCAGCAATTATTTGCTTAGTGTTGGTGTGTATCTGCTCTACAAATGCCATAGAGTTTAAAAAACAAGAGAATCTGATAGAGAAACGAAGATCAATTTATCAGGATACTATAATTCCCCGAAATTCAGATAATAATACAAAAACAAACACTCAAAAGGTTTATTTTGACGGAAAAGACTGGACGAAAGCTCCTAACAGTTATTTTTTTGATCCCAAACAAAATAGCGAAGGTTTGTATATTCCAGTAAGAAAGGCTTATGTCATGTGGAAATATGACCAATTTCTGGGAGCTTTAGGAGTTCCTCTGGGAAATGTTACCGCAGATGTTCTTTGGGAAGATAATCCGGGGCTCATAAAATCCGGAGCAGGCTATCTTCTGGAGGTATCAGGAACCGGAGAAAATGCTAAAATAAAAGTTCCTATCAACAAATCTAAAGAAGGAAATGCAGTCATAGCATTAAAAATAAATAATGAAATTTTCTGGTCCTGGCACATTTGGGTTACCGATAATCCTGAAAACGGATCTACCTATAAAAGCTTTCCGGGAGTATCAAGACAAAAAAGTGATGGAACAGTAGAGCCTATTCCCGACTCTGAATGGAAATGGATGGATAGAAATCTGGGAGCAATCGGAAGTTCTATCACCGGAACAGAATGGAATAAAAATGGCGGATTGCTTTATCAGTGGGGTAGAAAAGATCCCATTCCTCCATTAGCCTTGAAGGGAAATGACTTCTATGAAGTTTCCGGATCAATAGGTAGAGTAAGACATCGAGGGGCTAAGAACTTAATAGGTGCAATAACGATTGATGATCTTAGAAAATTTGTACTGCTTTCCAATGCGGAGGTGAACAATAATATTAAGCTTTCAATAAAAAATCCGCTGAGTCTTATTTACGTGTATAAAAATGATAATTCAGGGCCTGCCTATTATAATAACAATGCTGCTTTGATGGTCAATTGGTTTGGAAAATCAACTTCTCTTCCGGATTCAAAGCTCTCTGAACTTAATTTATGGTCAGATAATTCTCAGGGGAAAATTGGAATTAATTATAATTTGGATAATAATGCAAGACCCTACAGAGATAAATCTTCTTATGACCCCTGTCCTAATGGCTGGAGAATTCCTTCCATGCTGGTGGCAAATTTAGCCTCTCAGGCATATGTAGACGATATAAGAATAGATTTTTCGCCTTTTGGAGTGAGAACTAATATGGGTAAAAGTACTTTCGAAAATAACAAATACCATGTAATAAAACCTACGGATGCCAATACTCCGGTTTATATGAAAGGTTTTAAATTATACGCCAATACAGGATTTGACTTATCCAACGTAAATGGATTTAATATGGGGATTTTTCCGGGAACTGGGCAGCTGGGATTAACTGTGCATCAGGGGCAATACACAGACCAGCACCATACTGGGTTGTGGACAGCCACCATGATGAAACATTTTGACAGCAGTCCGAATGTTGGGGCAAGAGCCCTGTTTATGGTTCCTGATAAAGGACAGTCTGATGTTTCTGATCCCGCTTTTCCTTCAGTAAAAGGAAGATATTGGTATATGCCATTAGCGGGAGGTGAAACTTCCGGAGCAAACGGATGCAGATGTATAAAAGATCCTTTATATATAGTGAATAATTATGATTTTCCCACCGAATTTATTGAACCTGCAGTGGAATACAGAGAAGGAATCAATAATCCCAATACCTATCAAATGGTAAAAAGTACAACGGCCACCAATCTGGAAATTCCTGTGAGTAAAGCATTCTCAGTACAAAGTGAAATCCTGAATAATGAAGAAATCCTTTCTGGGGTTAATTTTAATAACTTAAAGGCCAATGTTCTTTGGGCAACAAATACAGGGCTAATTAGCAAGGTGGTAATACCGAATAATTCACCGGTTTCATTATCCGATATTTCAAACGTCAAAATTATAGTAACTGTCAATCCAAACCAAAGCGGAAATGCCATAATAACATTGCATAATGGGAATATTGCCAACCCTGTATATTGGAGCTGGCATATTTGGGTTACTGATACGGAAATAGCTTCCAATAAATATACTACAGAACTACCCAATACCGCGGTTACAAACTATGTGAATTACACCGAAAAAGGAGATGTTCTGCAAACCGAATTTATGGATAGAAATCTGGGAGGTACGGAGGCCTTTCCGGTAGTTGCTAATCCTCTTGCTCCCACCACGGATGAGCTATCGAGAATTAGAAATGCTTCAGGACTTCAGTATCAATGGGGAAGAAAAGACCCTATCCCTTCTTTTCAGTATGCTGATGGAACAACCTATAACATATTTTTAGGAAGTACCGCTGATGATGGCTCAGTAAGCTATACCACACTTACGCCTGCTGTCTATAATAATCTGCAGGGAAGTTATATTATACCTTTTAATACATATACCAATGCAGCCAATGCCAATGTTTTAGCCGCTGATAAAATTGCTGATAAAATATCAAAAGTGTTGCTTTTTTCAGTAAGAAATCCGCTGGTTTACATGGTGCCCAGTGCTTTAGCGCCATATAACAGTTCTGCACCCTTATATACCAATGGTACAGACTGGCTGGCCAATGAACCTAATCTGGCTGCAGACCGATGGGGTAGAGCTACTAAAAAATCACCTTTTGATCCTTGTCCGGAAGGCTGGAGAATTCCCGATCTTACAGGGGTTTCCATTACTTCATATCAGGATTTTGGAATTACCCCGTGGTATAAAAAAGATAAAAATGTAGCAACATCCTATACTATTGCTTCAGATTATTTAGGAACAAGAGTGAGGAACTCCACCAATTCTACAATGGGGTATATGTTCAATAACGCTGCTTATCCGGTTGGAAATTATCCTAATTCAGGGTCAAGAGGATTCCGGAGTGTAACAGCCAATCAAACAGCCACAGGAACTTACAATACAATCAATTTTCTGTATCCCGGAATATGGTCGGGAGCTTTGCTGTCAAATTATATAGGAAGACCTATTAACCTGCTTTTTGATGCTGCTCCTACCAATAATCGTATGATTGCCTTTCATGATAATAATGATCCTTATTTTGGAATGAATTGCAGATGCGTAAAAATGAATTTTGATACCAACGGAGAAGAATTGGGGCCAATTCCTAAAAATCAGATTACCTCACTGCCCGCATTCAAGCCTTCAAATAGTTTCAATAGTAAAAAAGTAACGGAAACAAAGCTTAAAGAAAATAGAATAATTTTATTGCCTAATCCGGTAAAAGATCTTTTGTATATAAAAGCTGCCGAAAATAAAATATACCAATACCAGATCTATTCTATTTCCGGACAGCGGGTGCAGGCAGGTAAGTTTGAAGATGGAAAAATAGATGTTTCTAATCTGATTTCAGGAGAATATATGGTGGTCATTAATAATTCCGAAGCTATTATTAAAATCATTAAAAAATAA
- a CDS encoding acyltransferase family protein, producing MSVQKNRILVLDGLRGLAILLVFLFHGYYIWDKTYPFGDLFKDNILVRYGDLGVQLFFLISGFVILMSLEKTSGFIKFIKNRWIRLFPSMLICSAIIFITAGFFYERPLGIPGWKSLLPGILFVDEGLLERIFKTDFPVLESSFWSLYIEVKFYAIFGALYYMFKRNLALLGIFIIYLVAVSYQILEFHHLLPAGLLPYKAYIGNFVYFGWFVSGALIYIYYNNRDKRYLYAFIVASICAMFYMYRLQDSVRNVYLIILILIFVGALFWKPMEKFFSMRLFTFVGFVSYPVYLLHENMMISWMLKINSYVQIPYWILPIISFSLVIPVAYVVAEYLEPPIQKKLKSLLK from the coding sequence ATGTCTGTTCAGAAAAATAGAATTTTAGTTTTAGATGGTTTAAGAGGGCTTGCTATTTTGTTGGTTTTCCTTTTTCATGGGTATTATATTTGGGATAAAACTTATCCTTTTGGAGATTTGTTTAAGGATAATATTCTTGTAAGATATGGAGATCTTGGTGTTCAGCTGTTCTTTTTAATATCGGGATTTGTGATTCTGATGTCTTTAGAGAAGACTTCGGGTTTTATAAAATTTATTAAAAACCGATGGATAAGGCTTTTTCCGAGTATGTTGATTTGCTCTGCTATTATTTTTATTACAGCAGGCTTTTTCTATGAAAGACCTCTGGGAATACCAGGGTGGAAATCTTTACTGCCTGGGATTTTATTTGTGGATGAAGGTTTATTGGAACGTATTTTTAAAACTGATTTCCCTGTTTTGGAATCTTCATTTTGGTCTTTGTATATAGAAGTGAAGTTTTATGCTATTTTCGGGGCATTGTATTATATGTTTAAAAGAAATCTTGCGCTGCTGGGGATTTTTATCATTTATCTGGTTGCTGTTTCTTATCAGATTTTAGAATTCCACCATTTACTGCCTGCCGGATTGCTTCCATATAAAGCATATATTGGTAATTTTGTGTATTTCGGGTGGTTTGTTTCCGGAGCATTGATCTACATTTATTATAATAACCGGGATAAAAGGTATTTATACGCATTTATTGTTGCTTCCATATGTGCTATGTTTTATATGTACAGACTTCAGGATTCTGTGCGAAACGTGTATCTGATTATTTTGATCCTTATTTTTGTGGGAGCTCTGTTTTGGAAACCCATGGAAAAGTTTTTCTCTATGAGACTTTTTACATTTGTTGGTTTTGTAAGTTATCCTGTATACCTGCTTCATGAGAATATGATGATTTCATGGATGTTGAAGATCAATAGTTATGTTCAGATTCCTTATTGGATATTGCCGATTATTTCTTTCTCTCTTGTAATTCCTGTCGCTTATGTAGTAGCAGAATATCTTGAACCGCCTATTCAGAAAAAATTAAAATCTCTTCTTAAGTAA